A DNA window from Pseudarthrobacter sp. W1I19 contains the following coding sequences:
- a CDS encoding N-acetylglutaminylglutamine amidotransferase: protein MCGIAGEIAFNGRQASTEAVLDIMGAMTSRGPDGRGTWEAGWVALGHQRLSIIDLSEAGAQPMVDDGGLAITFNGCIYNYKELRRELEPEFTFRSTSDTEVILKAYRKWGDDFVHHLVGMFAIALYDPRRQEVLLVRDRLGIKPVYVSHLHGRLRFASSLPALVASGGIDTSIDEVALHHYLSWHSIVPAPRTILRGVQKLPAATIRTVRPDGTWRDREYWKPSYTRKAEHSGWSTADWQDAVRESLKTAVRRRMVADVPVGVLLSGGLDSSLLVALLAEEGQHGLSTFSIGFDGAGGDSGNEFAYSDLVAQEFGTRHEQLHVSTSEFAPSIVGAVGAMSEPMASHDVTAFHLLCRTVTEHLKVVQCGQGADEVFGGYAYHQPLASVGRAGALSAFSASFVDHSHEELLSMVEPEWYCGSDVSRQVLAANLAAPGAETALDAVLRLDTHLLMVDDPVKRLDNMSMAWGIEARVPFLDHELVELAAACPPELKASQGGKGILKDLGRQLLPAAVVDRPKGYFPVPALRHLEEPFITLVREALHAPEAKQRGLFQPAYIDGLLANPNMQRTPVNSNVLWQLALLEMWLQHHGVG from the coding sequence ATGTGCGGTATAGCCGGCGAAATCGCCTTCAACGGAAGACAGGCCTCCACGGAGGCCGTCCTGGACATCATGGGGGCAATGACGTCGAGGGGACCGGACGGACGGGGAACATGGGAGGCGGGCTGGGTTGCACTGGGGCATCAGCGGCTCAGCATCATCGACCTCTCCGAGGCAGGTGCCCAGCCAATGGTGGACGACGGCGGCCTGGCCATCACCTTCAACGGCTGCATCTACAACTACAAGGAGCTGCGCCGCGAACTCGAACCCGAGTTCACCTTCCGGTCCACCAGCGACACCGAGGTGATCCTGAAGGCCTACCGGAAGTGGGGCGATGACTTTGTCCACCACCTGGTGGGGATGTTCGCAATTGCGCTCTACGACCCGCGGCGGCAGGAAGTCCTGCTGGTCCGGGACCGGCTGGGCATCAAGCCGGTGTACGTGTCCCACCTGCACGGCCGGCTGCGCTTCGCGTCCAGCCTGCCTGCGCTGGTGGCCTCCGGCGGGATCGACACCTCCATCGACGAGGTGGCACTGCACCACTACCTGAGCTGGCACTCGATTGTTCCCGCCCCGCGGACCATCCTTCGGGGCGTGCAGAAACTGCCAGCCGCCACTATCCGGACGGTCCGCCCGGACGGGACCTGGCGCGACCGCGAGTACTGGAAACCTTCCTACACGCGGAAGGCGGAGCACTCCGGCTGGTCCACCGCGGACTGGCAGGACGCGGTCCGCGAGTCCCTCAAAACAGCAGTACGACGGCGGATGGTGGCCGACGTGCCGGTGGGCGTCCTGCTCTCCGGGGGACTGGATTCGAGCCTCCTGGTTGCGCTGCTGGCGGAGGAGGGCCAGCACGGCCTCTCGACGTTCAGCATCGGGTTCGACGGCGCGGGCGGCGATTCCGGGAATGAGTTCGCCTACTCGGACCTGGTGGCCCAGGAGTTCGGCACGCGGCATGAGCAACTGCACGTCAGCACCTCCGAGTTCGCGCCCTCCATTGTCGGGGCAGTGGGGGCGATGTCCGAGCCGATGGCCAGCCACGACGTGACGGCCTTCCACCTGCTGTGCCGGACGGTGACGGAGCACCTGAAGGTGGTGCAGTGCGGCCAGGGCGCCGACGAGGTGTTCGGCGGGTACGCGTACCACCAGCCCCTCGCTTCCGTGGGCCGTGCCGGGGCTTTATCGGCTTTTTCAGCGAGCTTTGTGGACCACAGCCATGAGGAGCTCCTGAGCATGGTGGAGCCCGAGTGGTACTGCGGTTCGGATGTAAGCCGCCAGGTACTGGCTGCCAACCTGGCAGCACCCGGAGCGGAGACGGCCCTGGACGCGGTGCTGCGGCTGGACACCCACCTGCTGATGGTGGACGACCCGGTTAAGCGGCTGGACAACATGAGCATGGCCTGGGGCATCGAAGCCCGGGTCCCGTTCCTGGACCATGAGCTGGTGGAACTCGCCGCCGCCTGCCCGCCGGAGCTAAAGGCTTCGCAGGGCGGGAAAGGAATCCTGAAGGACCTGGGCCGGCAGCTGCTCCCGGCGGCGGTGGTGGACCGCCCCAAGGGATACTTCCCCGTTCCCGCCCTCCGGCACCTGGAAGAACCTTTCATCACCCTGGTGCGCGAAGCACTCCATGCGCCGGAAGCCAAGCAGCGCGGGCTTTTCCAGCCTGCGTACATCGACGGCCTCCTGGCCAACCCCAACATGCAGCGGACCCCGGTGAACAGCAACGTGCTCTGGCAGCTGGCGCTGCTGGAAATGTGGCTCCAGCACCACGGGGTGGGCTAA
- a CDS encoding SRPBCC family protein, with protein sequence MSHTGILDVSFPSDEEILITRTVNAPRHLVYKAWTTPDLVRRWWPGRRGEMTVAEMDFRVGGAWRYVMVARGEFEVAFHGTYREIVPNERIVHTEIMETPGTAPDSEEGAVLNTVTFEEADGGATLVSIRTDAGSKEVRDMIAQSGMEDGVREQFEIIEELAAALS encoded by the coding sequence ATGTCACACACCGGAATCCTGGACGTCAGCTTCCCCAGCGATGAGGAAATCCTGATCACCCGCACCGTCAACGCACCCCGGCACCTTGTCTACAAAGCCTGGACCACGCCGGACCTCGTGAGGAGATGGTGGCCCGGCAGGCGCGGCGAAATGACTGTGGCAGAGATGGACTTCCGGGTGGGAGGTGCCTGGCGGTACGTGATGGTGGCGCGCGGTGAATTCGAGGTGGCTTTCCACGGGACGTACCGGGAGATCGTGCCCAACGAGCGGATCGTGCACACCGAAATCATGGAGACGCCAGGCACCGCTCCGGACAGCGAGGAGGGCGCCGTGCTGAACACTGTCACCTTTGAAGAGGCCGACGGCGGCGCCACCCTGGTCAGCATCCGCACCGATGCGGGCAGCAAGGAAGTACGCGACATGATTGCCCAGTCCGGCATGGAGGACGGCGTCCGCGAGCAGTTCGAGATCATTGAAGAGCTGGCGGCCGCGCTCTCCTGA
- a CDS encoding helix-turn-helix transcriptional regulator, whose product MARAATTADAFNAVAEPRRREILDALSEGERPVHELVDLLGLAQPHVSRHLRVLREVGAVVVRDEGRERVYRLNPQALKPIHDWVAGYRHLWEERFELLEDVLEDLKESGTQE is encoded by the coding sequence ATGGCACGGGCGGCAACCACGGCAGATGCATTCAACGCGGTGGCCGAGCCCCGCCGCCGGGAGATCCTGGACGCCCTCAGTGAAGGCGAGCGGCCGGTCCATGAGCTGGTGGACCTGCTCGGCCTGGCCCAGCCGCACGTGTCACGCCACTTGCGGGTCCTGCGCGAGGTGGGGGCCGTCGTCGTCCGTGATGAAGGCCGGGAGCGCGTTTACCGGTTGAACCCGCAGGCCCTCAAGCCCATCCACGACTGGGTGGCCGGCTACCGGCATCTCTGGGAGGAGCGCTTCGAGCTCCTGGAGGATGTGCTGGAGGACCTCAAAGAGTCAGGCACGCAAGAGTAG
- a CDS encoding magnesium and cobalt transport protein CorA translates to MTIIDNAVYVDGLRTQDPGSLDETYFVLRQREGMAWIGLYRPDAVELQSVAEEFDLNPLAVEDALAGHQRAKLEHYGECVFLVLRPARYLDDVEKVDFGEIHVFVGQDYVVTVRHAESPDLAKVRRRMESMPEFLALGPNAVLYGILDQVVDEYEPVAAGLENDIDEIEDDLFGADPDVSRRIYELSRQVITFQRATSPLAGILQALTAGTPERVPHPELQDHFRDVLDHVLRLNERVASFRALLQNALAVNASLVAQRQNDEMRRLTESSFAQSEQVKRISSWAAILFAPTLVGTIYGMNFRSMPELDWVFGYPFALGLMVAMGLVLYWTFRHNKWI, encoded by the coding sequence GTGACCATCATCGACAACGCTGTGTATGTCGACGGGCTGCGCACACAGGATCCTGGGAGCCTGGACGAAACCTACTTTGTGCTCCGGCAGCGGGAGGGGATGGCCTGGATCGGGCTGTACCGCCCGGACGCCGTGGAACTCCAGTCCGTGGCAGAGGAATTCGACCTCAACCCCCTGGCCGTGGAGGACGCCCTCGCCGGGCACCAGCGCGCCAAGCTGGAGCACTACGGCGAATGCGTGTTCCTGGTCCTGCGGCCCGCCCGCTACCTGGACGACGTCGAAAAGGTGGACTTCGGCGAGATCCACGTTTTTGTGGGCCAGGACTACGTGGTGACCGTCCGGCACGCCGAATCCCCGGACCTCGCCAAGGTCCGCCGGCGGATGGAATCCATGCCGGAGTTCCTCGCGCTGGGCCCAAACGCTGTCCTCTACGGCATCCTGGACCAGGTGGTGGACGAGTACGAGCCGGTGGCGGCGGGACTCGAGAACGACATCGACGAGATCGAGGACGACCTCTTCGGCGCCGACCCCGACGTTTCCCGCCGGATCTACGAACTGTCCCGCCAGGTGATCACCTTCCAGCGCGCCACCAGCCCCCTGGCGGGCATCCTGCAGGCCCTGACCGCCGGTACTCCGGAGCGGGTGCCCCACCCCGAACTCCAGGACCATTTCCGTGATGTGCTGGACCACGTGCTCCGGCTCAACGAACGCGTTGCCTCCTTCCGGGCGCTGCTGCAGAACGCGCTCGCCGTGAACGCTTCCCTCGTGGCCCAGCGGCAGAACGACGAGATGCGCCGGCTCACGGAATCCAGCTTTGCGCAGAGCGAGCAGGTCAAACGGATCTCGTCCTGGGCGGCCATCCTGTTCGCCCCGACGCTCGTGGGAACCATCTACGGCATGAACTTCCGCTCGATGCCGGAGCTTGACTGGGTGTTCGGCTACCCCTTCGCGCTGGGCCTGATGGTGGCCATGGGGCTGGTGCTCTATTGGACGTTCCGGCACAACAAGTGGATTTAG
- a CDS encoding phosphatase PAP2 family protein, with the protein MTISRQTSTRTPSRPAPGSGFLFVLATLACIAGLIATYHYFVQTTTGQFIDESALVEAVQIHGPAGKASTKFLDLLPTISLVMAAVVVLFVTVIRKHWTEAGIAVAACIGANIATQVLKDLLPARPDKGVLTLELNSLPSGHTTLAASAAAAVFLMASPRWRPMAGFVGGTFAIASGVSTLINQWHRPADVVAAFLLVGAFMIPAGWLIIRRGMWNAWDGFGAHVGSARIWLSLPVVIGLASAAVAMYSLVRIAPSPWQETSTTNYFWAGISLIVIAGYLATVATTALFAFSARRPDSPKR; encoded by the coding sequence GTGACAATCTCGCGGCAGACCTCCACCAGGACACCCAGCCGGCCCGCTCCGGGTTCGGGTTTTCTGTTCGTGCTTGCCACGCTGGCGTGCATTGCCGGTTTGATCGCCACGTACCACTACTTCGTCCAGACCACCACGGGCCAGTTCATTGACGAGTCCGCTCTGGTGGAGGCTGTTCAGATCCACGGGCCCGCCGGGAAGGCGAGCACTAAGTTCCTGGACCTGCTGCCCACCATTTCACTGGTGATGGCCGCCGTCGTGGTCCTGTTTGTCACGGTGATCCGCAAGCACTGGACCGAGGCCGGCATCGCGGTGGCTGCCTGCATCGGCGCCAATATCGCCACGCAGGTGCTCAAGGATCTGCTGCCGGCGCGGCCGGACAAGGGAGTGCTGACGCTGGAACTGAACTCGCTGCCGTCCGGACATACCACGCTCGCGGCATCGGCGGCAGCCGCGGTCTTCCTGATGGCGTCGCCGCGGTGGCGGCCGATGGCCGGCTTCGTGGGTGGAACATTCGCGATCGCCTCCGGGGTGTCCACGCTGATCAACCAGTGGCACCGGCCGGCCGACGTGGTGGCCGCATTCCTGTTGGTGGGCGCGTTTATGATTCCCGCGGGCTGGCTGATCATCCGGCGGGGAATGTGGAACGCCTGGGACGGTTTCGGCGCGCATGTGGGCTCGGCCAGGATCTGGCTGTCGCTGCCGGTGGTGATCGGGCTGGCGTCGGCGGCCGTGGCCATGTATTCGCTGGTCCGGATCGCGCCGAGTCCCTGGCAGGAGACCAGCACCACCAACTATTTCTGGGCCGGGATCTCCCTGATCGTCATCGCCGGGTACCTGGCCACCGTCGCCACCACTGCCCTGTTCGCCTTCTCCGCACGACGGCCGGACTCACCAAAGCGCTGA
- a CDS encoding aminotransferase class I/II-fold pyridoxal phosphate-dependent enzyme encodes MDQNETPVLDALAEHQKLDRYGFTPPAHRQGRGVDPRVLEVLGEQSFKSDVVASSGLDDRQSSNGYLSKAEQLLAEAVGADKAFFTTCGSSLSIKAAILAVTRGEGELLIGRDAHKSVVSGLVLSGLQPRWIKPRWDNELKLSHPPSPEAVEEMWQRYPDASAALIVSPTPYGTCADLEAIAEICHKRGKPLIVDEAWGAQLPFHPDTPTWAMSAGADICVVSVHKMGLGFEQGSIFHLQGNLVDPVRLNQCADVLSTTSANTLLYAAMDGWRRQMVQEGKAMIDQALELTRGLRRDIEAIPGLHVLEEELVHAEASHDLDIQHIMIDVSNLGISGFQATDWLRENRRIDMGTTDHRRTEAVISVSDDQETADRLLGGLRALAEAAPDLPRPPAVVIPDEEDLYLETAMLPRDAFFGPVEVIPCEEAPGRIAAEMATPYPPGIPLLLPGERINQAAIDYLRSGVEAGMVLPDPADPTLKTIRVVREEPHRSQ; translated from the coding sequence ATGGACCAGAACGAAACGCCGGTGCTTGACGCACTGGCCGAACACCAGAAACTGGACAGGTACGGCTTCACACCCCCGGCCCACCGCCAGGGCCGCGGCGTCGATCCCCGCGTGCTGGAGGTGCTGGGCGAACAAAGCTTCAAGTCCGACGTCGTTGCCTCCTCAGGCCTGGACGACCGGCAGTCCTCCAACGGCTACCTGTCCAAAGCCGAGCAGCTCTTGGCCGAAGCCGTGGGAGCGGACAAAGCCTTCTTCACCACCTGCGGCAGCTCCCTGTCCATCAAGGCCGCAATCCTGGCGGTCACCCGCGGCGAGGGGGAGCTCCTCATCGGCCGGGACGCCCACAAGTCAGTTGTGTCCGGCCTGGTGCTTTCCGGGCTGCAGCCGCGCTGGATCAAGCCGCGGTGGGACAACGAGCTGAAGCTGTCCCATCCGCCGTCACCCGAGGCTGTGGAGGAGATGTGGCAACGGTACCCGGACGCTTCCGCCGCGCTGATCGTCAGCCCAACACCCTACGGCACGTGCGCGGACCTTGAGGCAATCGCAGAGATCTGCCACAAGCGGGGCAAGCCGCTGATCGTTGACGAGGCTTGGGGCGCCCAGTTGCCCTTCCACCCGGACACGCCTACCTGGGCCATGTCCGCCGGCGCAGATATTTGCGTGGTCAGCGTGCACAAGATGGGACTCGGGTTCGAGCAAGGGTCCATTTTCCACCTGCAGGGCAACCTCGTGGACCCGGTCCGACTGAACCAGTGCGCCGACGTCCTCTCCACCACCAGCGCCAATACCCTGCTGTACGCAGCAATGGACGGCTGGCGCCGGCAGATGGTGCAGGAGGGCAAAGCCATGATTGACCAGGCCCTGGAGCTCACCAGGGGACTCCGCCGGGACATTGAGGCGATCCCCGGGCTGCACGTCCTTGAAGAAGAACTCGTCCACGCCGAGGCCTCCCACGACCTGGACATCCAGCACATCATGATCGACGTCTCGAACCTTGGCATCAGCGGGTTCCAGGCCACGGACTGGCTGCGAGAGAACCGCCGCATTGACATGGGCACAACAGACCACCGCCGGACGGAAGCGGTCATCTCAGTTTCAGATGACCAGGAAACTGCGGACCGGCTTCTGGGCGGGCTCCGCGCACTCGCTGAAGCGGCCCCGGACCTGCCCCGGCCGCCCGCCGTCGTGATTCCTGACGAGGAGGACCTCTACCTGGAGACGGCGATGCTGCCCCGCGACGCGTTCTTCGGGCCGGTGGAAGTCATCCCGTGCGAGGAAGCACCCGGCCGCATCGCCGCCGAAATGGCCACGCCGTACCCGCCTGGCATCCCGCTCCTGCTGCCCGGCGAGCGGATCAACCAAGCCGCCATCGACTATCTCAGGAGCGGGGTGGAGGCAGGGATGGTCCTCCCTGATCCCGCCGATCCAACGCTCAAGACCATCAGGGTGGTCCGCGAGGAACCACACCGATCGCAGTAA
- a CDS encoding dipeptidase: MARHPASTSLLSPLRKAVRADFPAAVGHLSELVRIPAMAWDSFDPAELDRAARHVAGLMLQAGIADVDILQAPRPDGARGAPAVVGRRPARNGKPTLLLYAHYDVQPAGDISLWESPPFEAVERDGRLWGRGVADNKAGVMLHLAAFRNALQVLGEDLELGVTVFIDGEEEAGSPSLPLLLQQHGDLLHADVLVVADSGNWKVGVPALTTSLRGLVLGTIEVRVLDHALHSGTYGGPLLDAVTVLSRLIATLHHDDGSVAVEGLLSSDTPGPLLSEEEFRADSGVRPGVPLAGSGSLTSRLWTKPALAVIGMDVPSVALSSDTLQPVARAKFSLSLAPETDTAAAMEAVRRHVEKHTPFGADVTFTPAGRTEGFAGDASSPAATTMLAAMEETWGARAVCMGVGGSIPAVNILTKLYPRAEVLITGAEDPDSRAHGANESIHLSDFENAIVAEALLIARLNSAD; the protein is encoded by the coding sequence TTGGCCCGGCATCCTGCCTCCACCTCGCTTTTATCCCCGCTCCGGAAAGCGGTGCGCGCGGACTTTCCTGCCGCCGTCGGCCACTTGTCTGAGCTGGTGCGGATTCCCGCGATGGCCTGGGACTCCTTCGATCCTGCTGAGCTGGACAGGGCGGCCCGGCACGTGGCGGGGCTGATGCTCCAAGCCGGGATTGCCGACGTCGACATCCTGCAGGCTCCCCGCCCGGACGGTGCGCGGGGGGCGCCCGCGGTGGTGGGACGCAGGCCCGCCCGCAACGGCAAGCCGACGCTGCTGCTGTACGCGCACTACGACGTCCAGCCGGCCGGTGACATCTCGCTGTGGGAGAGCCCGCCGTTTGAGGCCGTGGAGCGGGACGGCCGGCTCTGGGGCAGGGGAGTGGCGGACAACAAGGCGGGCGTGATGCTGCACCTGGCCGCGTTTCGGAATGCGCTGCAGGTCCTCGGGGAGGACCTTGAGCTCGGCGTGACGGTGTTCATTGACGGCGAGGAGGAAGCCGGTTCGCCGTCGCTTCCCCTGCTGCTTCAGCAGCACGGCGACCTGCTCCACGCCGACGTGCTGGTGGTGGCCGACTCCGGAAACTGGAAGGTGGGGGTCCCGGCGCTGACCACCAGCCTCCGCGGCTTGGTCCTGGGCACCATCGAGGTCCGGGTGCTGGACCATGCGCTGCACTCGGGGACGTACGGCGGGCCGCTGCTGGATGCTGTCACCGTGCTGTCCCGGCTGATTGCCACGCTGCATCACGACGACGGGAGCGTCGCCGTGGAGGGGCTGCTTTCCTCTGACACGCCGGGGCCTTTGCTGTCCGAGGAGGAGTTCCGGGCGGATTCCGGCGTGCGTCCCGGGGTTCCGCTGGCTGGCTCGGGATCCTTGACGTCGCGGCTGTGGACCAAGCCGGCGCTGGCGGTTATCGGGATGGACGTTCCTTCCGTGGCCCTGTCCTCGGACACGCTGCAGCCGGTGGCGCGGGCCAAGTTCAGCCTCAGCCTGGCGCCGGAGACTGATACGGCTGCCGCGATGGAGGCAGTCCGCCGGCATGTGGAGAAGCACACACCGTTTGGTGCGGACGTAACCTTTACGCCCGCCGGCCGGACCGAGGGGTTCGCAGGCGACGCGTCCTCGCCTGCTGCGACGACCATGCTCGCGGCGATGGAGGAGACCTGGGGAGCGCGCGCGGTCTGCATGGGGGTGGGCGGTTCCATTCCCGCGGTCAACATCCTGACCAAGCTGTACCCGCGGGCGGAGGTCCTCATCACCGGCGCGGAGGACCCCGATTCCCGGGCGCACGGGGCCAACGAATCGATCCACCTGAGCGATTTCGAAAACGCCATCGTCGCCGAGGCCCTGTTGATTGCCCGCCTAAATTCCGCGGACTAA
- a CDS encoding MFS transporter, producing the protein MTASGLATRSSSAPLYAAGFVTAFGAHSIAAGLGAQSDNIGLTLLNLGILLALYDISEVFLKPVFGALSDRVGPKPVIVGGLFAFAALSLIGLWAADPLMLALARLGQGAAASAFSPASSSMVARLARGGKAGTYFGRYGSWKSLGYIIGPLLGAGLIFAGGFPLLFGVLSALAVATAVWVLAAVPHLEPLPRQRYTVMDLARQVGERRFLVPTLVLAASTAALGAAVGFLPALATRHGLGALAGTAAVSVLAAGSVLVQPWMGRMRDSHRITDNRGTTAGLLLIAAGVGLVALAPGVVTIFLAAAVIGAGIGAVTPLGFAHLADTTPPERMGRTMGSAELGRELGDAGGPLLVGGIATLIALPVGLGALAVLVAAASIPRLAPVPPRLPN; encoded by the coding sequence GTGACCGCTTCCGGCCTTGCCACCCGTTCTTCCTCCGCGCCGCTGTACGCCGCCGGGTTCGTCACGGCGTTCGGCGCCCACAGCATCGCGGCGGGCCTGGGCGCGCAGAGTGACAACATTGGCCTGACGCTGCTTAACCTGGGCATCCTCCTGGCGCTGTACGACATCTCGGAGGTGTTCCTCAAACCCGTTTTCGGCGCACTCAGTGACCGGGTTGGCCCCAAACCGGTGATTGTCGGGGGGCTCTTTGCCTTTGCTGCGCTGTCCCTGATCGGCCTGTGGGCGGCGGATCCGCTCATGCTGGCGCTGGCCCGGCTGGGCCAGGGCGCGGCCGCGTCGGCGTTTTCCCCGGCGTCGTCCTCCATGGTGGCCAGGCTGGCACGCGGCGGAAAAGCCGGCACGTACTTCGGCAGGTACGGGTCCTGGAAGAGCCTTGGCTACATCATCGGCCCACTGCTCGGCGCCGGCCTCATCTTCGCCGGCGGCTTCCCCCTGCTGTTCGGGGTACTTTCCGCGCTGGCTGTGGCGACCGCGGTCTGGGTCCTCGCTGCAGTGCCCCACCTTGAGCCGCTCCCCCGCCAGCGGTACACGGTAATGGACCTGGCCCGGCAGGTTGGCGAACGCCGCTTCCTGGTGCCCACACTGGTGCTGGCCGCGTCCACTGCTGCACTTGGCGCAGCCGTCGGCTTCCTTCCCGCGCTGGCCACCCGGCACGGGCTTGGCGCCCTGGCCGGCACCGCAGCCGTCAGCGTCCTCGCCGCCGGCTCGGTACTGGTCCAGCCGTGGATGGGCCGGATGCGGGACAGCCACCGCATCACGGACAATCGGGGCACGACGGCGGGCCTGCTGCTGATCGCTGCGGGTGTCGGCCTGGTGGCGCTTGCCCCGGGCGTGGTCACCATTTTCCTCGCCGCGGCAGTAATCGGTGCGGGCATCGGTGCTGTTACCCCGCTCGGGTTCGCCCACCTGGCCGACACCACACCGCCGGAGCGGATGGGACGGACCATGGGGTCCGCCGAACTCGGGCGCGAACTGGGCGACGCCGGCGGGCCGCTGCTGGTGGGCGGTATCGCTACCCTCATTGCCCTGCCGGTCGGCCTGGGCGCCCTGGCGGTCCTCGTTGCGGCGGCCAGCATCCCGCGCCTGGCCCCTGTCCCGCCCCGCCTGCCCAACTAG
- a CDS encoding glutamate--cysteine ligase, with amino-acid sequence MRRVGVEEEFLIVDNADGHAVPLGELLERLSDDDGLSREMKQEQIETCTLPRISLDELAQDITVRRVSADATARAIGARSVALTTSPLPVQSTTSPGLRYERMIERFGLTAVEQLTCGCHVHVEVESDEEGVAVLDRIRIWLPVLMAITVNSPFWNGTDSGYASYRSQAWNRWPTAGPCEIFGSAGAYHRQVNEILGSGVLLDRGQIYFDARLSHRHPTVEVRVGDVCLFADDAVLLAGLVRGLVETAAKQWRNGVPPAPVSATQLRLASWQAGRFGLDGDLLDPLTGRPRPAFEVAMALLDHVQAALKSQGEFDVVESLLFQVLTRGTGAARQRAAFAEAGSLCDVIADAVHISSLPATPLQTLRGLPLLATDQSS; translated from the coding sequence ATGCGCCGGGTAGGTGTCGAGGAAGAGTTCCTCATTGTGGACAACGCGGACGGGCATGCTGTGCCCCTCGGCGAACTGCTGGAACGCCTGAGCGATGACGACGGGCTGAGCAGGGAGATGAAGCAGGAACAGATCGAGACCTGCACGCTGCCGAGGATCAGTCTGGATGAACTGGCCCAGGACATCACGGTGCGCCGGGTGAGCGCCGATGCGACGGCCCGTGCAATAGGGGCCAGGTCCGTGGCCCTTACCACCTCGCCTCTTCCCGTGCAGTCGACCACCAGCCCCGGCCTGCGGTACGAGCGGATGATCGAGCGGTTCGGCCTGACGGCGGTGGAGCAGCTGACCTGCGGCTGCCACGTGCATGTGGAGGTTGAGTCGGACGAGGAAGGCGTGGCCGTCCTGGACCGGATCCGGATCTGGCTGCCGGTGCTGATGGCCATCACCGTGAATTCGCCTTTCTGGAACGGCACGGACTCCGGGTACGCAAGCTACCGCTCCCAGGCGTGGAACCGGTGGCCCACCGCGGGGCCCTGCGAGATTTTCGGATCAGCCGGGGCCTACCACCGCCAAGTCAACGAGATCCTGGGTTCCGGGGTCCTGCTGGACAGGGGGCAAATCTACTTTGATGCCCGGCTCAGCCACCGGCATCCCACCGTCGAAGTACGGGTGGGGGATGTGTGCCTTTTTGCCGACGACGCCGTCCTCCTGGCCGGGCTGGTCCGGGGCCTGGTGGAAACGGCGGCAAAGCAATGGCGCAACGGCGTGCCTCCCGCCCCTGTCTCTGCCACGCAATTGCGGCTTGCCTCCTGGCAGGCGGGCCGCTTCGGGCTCGACGGCGACTTGCTGGACCCTCTGACCGGCCGGCCCCGGCCGGCCTTCGAGGTGGCCATGGCGCTGCTTGACCACGTCCAGGCCGCGCTGAAGAGCCAGGGTGAATTCGACGTTGTGGAGTCCCTGCTGTTCCAGGTGTTGACCAGGGGCACCGGCGCCGCCCGCCAGCGTGCCGCCTTCGCGGAGGCGGGCAGCCTGTGCGATGTCATCGCCGACGCCGTCCACATCAGCAGCCTGCCGGCCACACCGCTCCAGACACTGAGGGGTTTGCCGCTGCTGGCCACCGACCAGAGTTCCTAG